The following coding sequences lie in one Patescibacteria group bacterium genomic window:
- the recJ gene encoding single-stranded-DNA-specific exonuclease RecJ: MKKYLVRENKGTTLLDHLLFHRGVVSPDSTQAFLNPDYSKHIHDPFLMKGIDVAVGRILEAVEKKEKIIIYSDYDTDGIPAGVILHDFFKKIGFANFSNYIPHRHNEGFGLNIEAIEGFAKDEAKILITLDCGTGDFDQVARANELGIDVIIVDHHLPVGKLPEAFAILNPKQQGCEYPDKNLCGAGVTFKLIQALITKMTGSPSTSLGATALTRGWEKWLLDMVAIATLSDMVPLVGENRLFAYYGMMVLKKSPRAGLVKLLSKLKVNQKHLTEEDVGFTIGPRINAASRMGVPMDAFKLLSTTDESEADALADHLNEINDERKGTVAALAKEIKKIVRERYPSNSSGQATEKSNQVMVIGNPLWKPALLGLAANTCANEYQCPVFLWGRDGDDVIKGSCRSAEKANLVELMTGASAGTFLQFGGHAFSGGFSVANDKIHTLEEELNRAYVAASSAADLAATTPVDWQFALEDVNWDTYRTIEKLAPFGTGNPKPLFIFRDVTPSEVKHFGKEKNHLELVFHNQVGKKISAITFFKTSSDWGREVVAGKLVSLVATFEKSMFKNFPELRLRIVDIV; encoded by the coding sequence ATGAAAAAATATTTGGTCAGAGAAAACAAAGGCACGACACTTCTTGATCATCTGCTTTTTCATCGTGGCGTCGTTTCTCCGGATTCTACTCAGGCTTTTTTAAATCCCGATTACTCAAAACACATTCACGATCCGTTTTTGATGAAGGGAATAGACGTAGCAGTTGGGCGAATTTTAGAAGCGGTAGAAAAAAAAGAAAAAATAATTATTTATAGTGATTATGATACTGATGGTATTCCGGCGGGTGTCATTTTGCACGATTTTTTTAAAAAAATCGGCTTTGCTAATTTCAGTAACTATATTCCGCATCGGCACAATGAAGGGTTTGGTTTAAACATAGAGGCGATTGAAGGGTTTGCGAAAGATGAGGCAAAAATTTTGATTACCCTTGATTGCGGTACCGGAGATTTTGATCAAGTGGCACGAGCCAATGAACTCGGGATCGATGTCATCATTGTTGATCACCATTTGCCTGTTGGGAAATTGCCCGAGGCTTTTGCCATTTTAAATCCTAAGCAACAAGGCTGTGAATATCCTGATAAAAATTTGTGCGGGGCGGGAGTAACTTTCAAGCTCATTCAGGCTCTTATAACGAAAATGACAGGAAGCCCCTCGACTTCGCTCGGGGCAACCGCGCTTACGCGCGGTTGGGAGAAATGGCTGTTGGATATGGTCGCCATCGCCACACTTTCCGATATGGTACCGCTTGTGGGAGAGAATCGTTTGTTTGCCTACTACGGCATGATGGTTTTGAAAAAATCCCCTCGAGCGGGTTTGGTGAAATTACTCTCTAAACTTAAAGTAAATCAAAAACATCTCACCGAAGAAGATGTTGGGTTTACGATTGGTCCGCGAATTAACGCCGCTTCTCGAATGGGTGTTCCCATGGATGCTTTTAAATTGCTTTCAACTACTGATGAGAGTGAAGCTGACGCTTTGGCTGACCACTTGAATGAAATAAATGATGAACGAAAAGGCACAGTGGCCGCGCTGGCGAAGGAAATTAAAAAAATTGTGCGTGAACGGTACCCTTCGAATTCCTCAGGGCAAGCTACTGAAAAATCTAATCAGGTGATGGTCATAGGAAATCCATTATGGAAGCCGGCACTTCTGGGTTTAGCCGCCAACACCTGCGCCAACGAATATCAGTGTCCGGTTTTTCTTTGGGGGCGTGACGGCGATGATGTGATCAAGGGTTCGTGTCGCTCAGCGGAAAAAGCTAATCTTGTTGAGCTCATGACGGGGGCGAGCGCTGGAACATTTTTGCAATTTGGTGGACACGCTTTTTCTGGCGGATTTAGTGTGGCCAACGATAAAATTCATACGTTAGAAGAGGAACTCAATCGAGCGTATGTCGCGGCTTCGTCGGCGGCCGACCTGGCCGCGACAACTCCTGTCGACTGGCAGTTTGCACTCGAAGACGTCAATTGGGATACCTATCGAACCATCGAAAAATTAGCGCCCTTTGGCACGGGAAATCCCAAACCACTTTTTATTTTCCGCGACGTCACACCGTCCGAAGTTAAACATTTTGGTAAAGAAAAAAATCATCTCGAACTGGTTTTCCACAATCAAGTTGGCAAAAAAATTTCAGCTATCACTTTTTTCAAAACATCGAGCGACTGGGGAAGAGAAGTTGTTGCCGGCAAGCTAGTAAGCCTTGTCGCAACTTTTGAAAAATCCATGTTCAAAAATTTCCCCGAGCTTCGGTTGAGGATTGTTGACATTGTTTGA
- a CDS encoding ComEC/Rec2 family competence protein, with protein sequence MLDIGQGDAIFIEAPNGNQMLIDGGPPKTVLSALRKVMPFYDRSIDMLMVTNPDADHMAGFIDVLKSFKVGEVIEPGTNSPSATYAELERTIKEKKVPQVVARRGEIIWLDKKAGVGFYVLFPDRDILGLATNDGSIVGRLVYGNTSVMFTGDSPSNIEHYLVALDGEKLKSDVLKVGHHGSRTSTSEEFVGVVDPTMAIISDGKDNKYGHPHQETLDTLEKFGVKVFRTDQVGTIILKSDGETIRRE encoded by the coding sequence ATGTTGGATATCGGTCAAGGTGACGCGATTTTTATTGAAGCGCCGAATGGCAATCAAATGCTTATTGATGGTGGGCCGCCGAAAACTGTTCTCTCGGCGCTTCGAAAGGTGATGCCGTTTTATGATCGCTCGATTGATATGCTCATGGTGACCAATCCTGACGCGGATCACATGGCCGGATTTATCGATGTGCTAAAAAGTTTTAAAGTGGGGGAAGTGATTGAGCCGGGAACAAATTCACCTTCGGCGACCTATGCTGAACTCGAAAGAACAATTAAAGAGAAAAAAGTGCCGCAAGTTGTGGCGCGGCGTGGTGAAATAATTTGGCTCGATAAAAAAGCTGGCGTTGGATTCTACGTACTTTTCCCCGACCGAGACATTTTAGGATTAGCGACTAATGACGGTTCGATTGTCGGGCGGCTTGTCTACGGAAACACGTCGGTGATGTTTACAGGGGACTCACCTTCAAATATCGAGCATTACTTGGTCGCGCTCGACGGAGAAAAATTAAAAAGCGATGTTTTAAAGGTCGGCCATCACGGTTCGCGAACTTCTACCTCGGAAGAATTTGTCGGGGTTGTTGATCCAACGATGGCGATCATTTCAGATGGGAAGGATAATAAATATGGACACCCGCATCAGGAAACTTTGGATACGCTCGAAAAATTTGGCGTGAAAGTTTTTCGCACTGATCAGGTTGGGACGATTATTTTAAAATCGGATGGGGAGACGATTAGAAGGGAATAG
- a CDS encoding bL28 family ribosomal protein: MANICPITKKGTRMGGGYSNRTRATQFNPTGMTRKYPNLQKKKIYIPELKKSIRLTISTEAIKTINKNGAYQTLKKAGLI; encoded by the coding sequence ATGGCCAACATTTGCCCCATAACTAAAAAAGGAACCCGAATGGGTGGAGGGTACAGCAACCGCACTCGTGCTACGCAGTTTAATCCTACCGGCATGACTCGCAAATACCCAAATCTTCAAAAAAAGAAGATCTATATTCCTGAACTTAAAAAGAGCATTCGATTGACTATCTCAACTGAAGCAATCAAAACTATCAACAAGAACGGAGCGTATCAAACTCTCAAAAAAGCCGGCCTTATTTAA
- a CDS encoding ComEC/Rec2 family competence protein, whose product MEVRDKILAICIGGFITGVLVRSFVDFSIYFSCFFLVIGLALFLQAKFENGQSGFRRFSLGLFILATGLGMLRFDVSEFKTTNPILENHLSERVTLTGTIVDEPDERADSNRLTVKLENFLTGDVATPIFSKALLVADLYPQFQYGDAVEFSGQLEKPKNFADPSGKIFDYQNYLAKEGIYYQVNRPKITLIKSDQGNFVVSKLFDLKHAFLNQISKLIPEPDASLLGGLVVGAKHALGQNLLDDFRRAGVIHIVVLSGYNITIVAESIIGFFSFLPKYLGQSFGALGIILFAIMTGGSATVVRSSLMALLVIVARTTGRQYNITRALLFAGLFMVFQNPKILVFDSSFQLSFASTLALIYVSPIFEKRFLFVTEKFGLRAILVSTLSTQIFVLPMLLYKMGQLSLVALPVNILILSAIPATMLFGFLAGVIGFISSVLAFPFATVAYGLLEYELRVVEFFAHLPFSSVAIAGFPLWLAVFAYLVYLWGIVFLSKKTTGKKPRDLLS is encoded by the coding sequence ATGGAAGTGAGAGATAAAATTCTAGCCATCTGTATCGGAGGATTTATTACTGGAGTTTTGGTGCGATCGTTCGTTGATTTTAGTATTTATTTTTCTTGTTTCTTTTTGGTTATTGGTTTAGCACTTTTTCTTCAGGCAAAATTTGAAAATGGGCAATCCGGTTTCAGGCGATTTTCACTGGGCTTGTTTATTTTGGCCACTGGTCTCGGCATGCTTCGCTTTGACGTGTCCGAATTTAAAACTACCAATCCTATTCTTGAAAACCACCTGAGTGAACGGGTGACACTGACAGGCACGATCGTCGATGAGCCGGACGAGAGAGCCGATTCTAATCGGCTGACCGTAAAACTCGAAAACTTTTTGACTGGAGATGTTGCAACTCCAATTTTTTCTAAAGCACTTTTGGTTGCTGATTTATATCCTCAATTTCAATATGGTGACGCAGTAGAATTTTCTGGTCAGTTGGAGAAACCGAAAAATTTCGCCGATCCATCGGGGAAAATTTTTGATTACCAAAATTATTTGGCGAAAGAAGGAATTTACTACCAAGTGAATCGGCCAAAAATTACCCTCATAAAATCCGATCAGGGAAATTTTGTTGTTTCAAAACTTTTCGATTTAAAACATGCTTTTTTGAACCAGATTAGCAAGCTCATTCCTGAGCCAGACGCTTCGCTTTTAGGAGGCTTAGTTGTTGGGGCTAAACATGCGCTCGGTCAAAATTTGCTCGATGATTTTCGCCGCGCGGGCGTCATTCATATCGTTGTGCTTTCTGGGTACAACATTACGATTGTGGCAGAGTCGATTATCGGATTTTTCAGTTTTCTGCCAAAATATTTAGGTCAAAGTTTCGGGGCGCTTGGCATTATCCTTTTCGCGATTATGACTGGCGGATCAGCGACGGTCGTACGGTCTTCGCTTATGGCACTTCTCGTCATTGTTGCTCGAACCACTGGTCGACAATACAACATTACCCGCGCGCTTTTATTTGCGGGACTTTTCATGGTGTTTCAAAATCCCAAAATTTTAGTTTTTGATTCATCGTTCCAATTAAGTTTCGCCTCAACCCTTGCCCTGATCTATGTTTCTCCTATTTTTGAAAAGCGATTTTTATTTGTGACCGAAAAATTTGGCTTGCGCGCGATTTTAGTTTCGACGCTCTCGACTCAAATTTTTGTTCTGCCGATGTTGTTGTACAAAATGGGGCAACTTAGCTTGGTTGCCTTGCCGGTTAACATTTTAATTTTATCTGCCATTCCAGCTACCATGTTGTTCGGGTTTCTTGCCGGTGTCATCGGATTTATTTCAAGCGTCTTGGCGTTTCCGTTTGCTACTGTTGCTTACGGACTACTCGAATATGAGCTCAGAGTCGTCGAATTTTTTGCTCATCTACCATTTTCCTCCGTTGCTATCGCTGGATTTCCCCTCTGGCTGGCCGTATTTGCCTACCTTGTATACTTGTGGGGGATTGTATTTTTGTCTAAAAAAACTACTGGCAAAAAGCCAAGGGATTTGCTATCATAA
- a CDS encoding Fe-Mn family superoxide dismutase, with amino-acid sequence MKKFEEQKFTIPELKGISKKTIEEHLKLYAGYVKHANLVLEKVEELKKDADPSTPLGARNAYALGEVMRRFGFEFNGMRNHEVYFKSLEGSSSPLGSSSLKKAIEEKWGSFELWLAEFKAIAMTRGIGWAMLYYDRSSGELLNAWIDEQHLGQLQNCALILGLDMWEHSFVADYQPSGKKAYIEDFFSNLNWSVIEENYTKAK; translated from the coding sequence ATGAAAAAATTTGAAGAACAAAAATTTACCATTCCAGAACTAAAAGGCATTTCTAAAAAAACCATTGAGGAACATTTGAAACTCTACGCAGGCTACGTCAAACACGCCAATTTGGTCTTGGAAAAAGTAGAGGAATTGAAAAAAGACGCAGACCCCTCGACCCCGCTCGGGGCAAGAAACGCTTACGCCTTGGGCGAAGTGATGCGCCGATTTGGATTTGAATTTAACGGCATGAGAAACCACGAAGTTTATTTTAAAAGTCTTGAAGGTAGTTCGAGTCCGCTCGGCTCCAGTTCATTGAAAAAAGCCATTGAGGAAAAGTGGGGTTCATTTGAGCTTTGGCTTGCAGAATTTAAAGCTATTGCCATGACTCGCGGTATTGGCTGGGCAATGCTGTACTACGACAGATCAAGCGGCGAACTTTTGAATGCCTGGATTGATGAACAACACTTGGGACAACTCCAAAACTGCGCGCTCATTCTAGGACTTGATATGTGGGAACATTCGTTTGTGGCGGACTACCAGCCAAGCGGAAAAAAAGCATACATAGAAGATTTTTTTTCAAATCTAAATTGGTCTGTGATTGAAGAGAATTACACAAAAGCTAAATAG
- a CDS encoding HIT family protein — MDCIFCKIISGELPSSKIYEDTDVLAFLDIKPINPGHALVIPKRHYESIHDTPDEVVSKMMIVAKKIAGSIQKNLGAEGVNIGMNNGKAAGQIVFHAHIHVMPRLSTDSFKLWNGKEYKTGERESVAEKIKKTL; from the coding sequence ATGGATTGTATTTTCTGCAAAATTATTTCCGGTGAACTTCCCTCTTCAAAAATTTACGAGGATACGGATGTTTTAGCTTTTTTAGATATTAAACCAATAAACCCAGGGCACGCGCTGGTTATTCCGAAACGTCACTACGAAAGTATTCACGACACACCGGATGAAGTCGTTTCCAAAATGATGATCGTGGCAAAAAAAATCGCTGGCTCAATTCAAAAAAATCTCGGCGCGGAAGGCGTCAACATCGGTATGAACAACGGCAAGGCCGCCGGCCAAATTGTTTTTCACGCCCATATCCACGTCATGCCGCGCCTGAGCACTGACTCATTTAAACTCTGGAACGGCAAAGAATACAAAACGGGAGAGCGAGAGAGCGTGGCGGAAAAAATTAAAAAAACTCTTTAA
- a CDS encoding cyanophycin synthetase, translated as MKNKNLTPLLGKVLQKIAPRIGAKVFMEPRWNIVGQIIFKSGRKRYFRYSSLDLNSLGASEIAKDKDYANFFLKKMGYPIVPGSKTFFSDQFAEELAVSGRDTKAGWVYAQKLGLPVIVKPNSGSQGMGVALVYRKSEFFRAMKIIFKKDRVAIVQRPVSGKDYRLVVLDDRVISAYERIPLSVLGDGKSSIKKLLLFKQKKFAASSRDTKIKIDDPRILEKLKRQGLRFQSVLAQGERIFLLDNANLSTGGDSVDVTANVHPEFRKIAIQLTKDMGLRLCGVDLMIEGDITQAPARYFVLEINAAPGLDHYAKSGKVQEKIVEDLYLEVLKSMEK; from the coding sequence ATGAAGAACAAAAATCTGACACCACTCCTCGGAAAAGTTTTACAAAAAATCGCCCCACGAATCGGCGCAAAGGTTTTCATGGAGCCACGCTGGAATATTGTCGGGCAAATTATTTTTAAAAGTGGCCGGAAAAGATATTTCAGATATTCAAGCCTTGATCTCAATTCACTCGGCGCCTCTGAAATTGCTAAAGATAAAGATTACGCCAACTTTTTTTTGAAAAAAATGGGCTACCCAATTGTGCCTGGCAGTAAAACTTTTTTTTCTGATCAATTTGCGGAAGAGTTGGCTGTTTCTGGGCGTGATACGAAAGCTGGTTGGGTATACGCCCAAAAATTAGGTTTGCCGGTTATCGTTAAACCGAATAGCGGTAGTCAGGGCATGGGAGTTGCGCTTGTGTATCGGAAGTCAGAATTTTTCCGAGCCATGAAAATTATTTTTAAGAAAGATCGAGTAGCCATCGTTCAGCGGCCGGTTTCTGGAAAAGATTACCGACTCGTGGTGCTCGATGATCGAGTGATTTCAGCCTACGAAAGAATTCCGTTGAGTGTCCTCGGTGATGGCAAATCTTCAATTAAAAAACTTTTACTTTTTAAACAAAAAAAATTTGCCGCTTCGAGTCGCGATACCAAAATTAAAATTGATGATCCGCGAATTTTAGAAAAATTGAAACGCCAAGGGCTACGTTTCCAGTCTGTACTCGCTCAAGGTGAAAGGATTTTTCTTTTGGATAACGCCAATCTTTCTACCGGAGGTGATTCAGTTGATGTGACTGCAAATGTTCATCCAGAATTTAGAAAGATCGCGATACAATTAACGAAAGACATGGGTCTTCGGTTGTGTGGCGTTGACCTCATGATCGAAGGAGATATTACACAAGCACCCGCTCGGTACTTTGTTTTAGAAATCAACGCGGCGCCGGGCCTTGATCATTACGCCAAATCTGGAAAAGTTCAGGAGAAGATTGTTGAGGATCTGTATCTTGAAGTTTTGAAATCAATGGAAAAGTAG
- a CDS encoding ribonuclease H: MNLESKITIFTDGSSRGNPGPGGFGAIVVFPNDNREIHDSRFMIQEVGGREAHTTNNRMELQAAIAALSFVSTLTPKPYTLLVYSDSSYVINGITKWVFGWQKNGWITATKKEVENRDLWERLAELTRNYAGQTRNKIEWKQVAGHVGVAGNERCDVIATEFADGKNPTLYQGSLAEYPIKGVLNLYDISYKKLETKKISRSHQKATAYSYVSLVDGTVLVHKTWAECEARVKGKKAKYKKVLSSEEEKDLVDLWRKN; encoded by the coding sequence ATGAATCTTGAATCTAAAATCACTATCTTCACCGACGGTTCTTCGCGAGGCAATCCAGGGCCGGGAGGGTTCGGCGCGATTGTCGTTTTTCCAAACGACAATCGCGAGATTCATGATTCAAGATTCATGATTCAAGAGGTTGGAGGCAGGGAAGCACACACCACTAACAACCGAATGGAATTACAAGCCGCAATTGCCGCGCTTTCTTTTGTTTCTACCCTAACCCCTAAACCCTATACCCTTCTGGTGTACTCCGACTCTTCCTACGTCATCAACGGCATTACGAAATGGGTTTTCGGTTGGCAGAAAAATGGTTGGATCACTGCAACTAAAAAAGAAGTGGAGAATCGAGATTTGTGGGAGAGGCTCGCGGAACTGACGCGGAACTACGCGGGACAAACGCGGAATAAGATTGAGTGGAAGCAGGTTGCGGGACATGTTGGTGTGGCCGGAAATGAAAGGTGTGATGTTATCGCAACTGAATTTGCTGATGGTAAAAACCCAACATTATACCAAGGTTCGCTTGCAGAATATCCAATTAAAGGTGTGCTGAATCTGTACGATATATCGTACAAAAAGCTCGAAACAAAAAAAATCTCGAGATCTCACCAAAAAGCTACAGCGTACTCCTATGTTAGTTTGGTAGACGGTACGGTTTTAGTTCACAAAACCTGGGCGGAGTGCGAAGCTCGGGTGAAAGGCAAAAAGGCCAAATATAAAAAGGTTTTGAGTTCGGAAGAAGAAAAAGATTTGGTTGATTTGTGGAGAAAAAATTAG